The genomic region TGGGCTCCACGCGCCATACCGACTCGCAGTCCGAGAACTCATCGAGCATCGGGTTGCCGCGCTGTTGCGCCTGAAACACCGTAAGCGTTTCTTTCGCGCGGGTCATCGCGACATACAGCAGGCGACGCTCGTCTGGCGCGGCGCTCGGCCAGTCGCCGCCGTCCATCACCAGCACATGCGCAAATTCGCGCCCTTTCGCCCCGTGGGCGGTGAGCAGGTTGAGATGGCCCGGCGCTTCTCGCGCGTATGCGCCTGCTGACTCGAAGATCCAGTCGATCGCTTCCGGGCGCGGAATCGCTGCGCCGCCTACTGCAGCTTCGAGATCGCGCGCTGAGTCCCGCAGCTCCGCGAACCAGGGGTTCGTCGGCTCCACCGCCGCGAGGCGTGACAACCATCGCACGAGCGCGGGGGTGCGTACGAGACAAGCGTGGCGGCGACGCAGCGCCGCGACTGCGAGATGACCCTCGCGCGTCTTCGTGACGACAAGGCCTCCGCCAGGGTCGCCTGTCCGGTAGGGAATGCCGTTGCGCTCGCAATACGCCCGAATGGGCTCGAGGGTCGCATGCGTGCGCGCGAGCACGGCGAACCGGGACCAGTCCGCATCGCCGTCGAGAGTTCGTAGCCTTTCCAGTTCCGCCATCGCGAGCTGCGCCTGCACATTGCGATCGAGCGGCACGCGGAACAGCTGCGCCCGACCCTCGCTCGCCGGGTCAAGGCGCGCGAAGCGTCCGCCGGCCGGTGCGCTGGCGCGGGCATGGTTGATAAGGATCGGGTGATCAACCTTCATCCTCCCGGGCGCGCGCTGGATGAGAGTGTTGGCCGCGGCGATGATGTGCTGCGTCGAGCGGAAGTTCTCAACGAGGTAACTCTTCTCTGCCTTGTAGTCGTCTTCGAAGCGGCGAATAAACTCAACGCTTGTGCTGCGGAAGCTGTAGATGTTCTGGTCGTCGTCGCCAACCGCCATGATCGTGAGTTTGGTGTCGCCTTCCTGGCGCGTGCGGCCGGCGAGCGCGCTCACGAGCTCGTACTGCAAGGCATCCGTGTCCTGATACTCGTCGACGAGGATGAACCGGTAGCCGGTAAGCAGCCGGTCGCGCAGCTCGTCCGGGTCGGAGCCCGCCGCGACACGCCCTTCGAGCAGATCGACCGCGCCCCGCAGCACGGCGTCGAAATCAGGCTCTTTGCCCGCCTCCGCCAGCGCACCGAGACTCATGCCGGTGAGCCGCAGTGCGAGCGCGTGATATGTCAGCACTGCGACACCCGCGGCGTCGCTGCCAACCAGCTCGCGCAGGCGTCGTCGGACCTCGACCGCTGCCGAGCGGTTGAATGCGAGCACGATGATGCTTTCGGGCGCCACGCGTAGCACCCGCAGGAGATAGCCCACGCGATGCACGATGACGCGAGTCTTTCCGGAGCCGGGGCCGGCGAGCACCAGCCGATTCACGCCCTCCCGCGCTTGCACGAGATGTTGCTGTACCGGGTGCCGCAACGACTCGACGATGCGCTGATACGATTCCGCGGTAGTGGCGAATTCCAGCAGCTCCTTGCCGCCGGCGAAGTGCTCTCGGATGAATCGCTCGCGCGCCGTAGAGAAGTACGCGGCGACAAGCACCAGCGCGTCGGCCATCTTCTTCAGCGCGCGCCTGGCGTACTCGTGCATCACGTGGATCTGGAAATTTCGCTCGCCGTAGTGGCGCTCTAGCGGTGCGAAGTCTTCTTTGAGGAATCGCCCACCGGCGTCCCGCGGCAGCAGCCGCACCGTCATGGCTGAGCGAAACACGGTGCGCCCCTTGTCCAGGATCAGTACGTCGGTTTCGTGCAAGTAGAGCAGGGCTTGCTCGAGTGCCGTCGCTGGATCCAGCAGCCGCGGGGCGAGCGCGAGATCGCTCGCGAGCGCATGCAGCAGATCACCTGCCTTGCACTCGACCACCGCATCGGCACTGCGGAGACCCTCCGGGAGTTTGGCGAGAAGCGCCTGGAGGAGCACTTGGGCGACCGCTTGGCGCAGACCCGTGATCTCGCGGATCTGGCTCCAGGGCCGTTGCACGCGCACCCGCAGTTCGAGCGAACCGACTTTGCGCATGGAAAGCATCGCCCGCTTGCCGCTTCCCTCCCCGAAGCTCTGCGACGAGGCGCGAAGGAGATCAAGGAGGCGTTCCGGCACGACCTCCTCCGGGGAGATCGTTCCCGCGAGGCGCCGCCGCACGCCTTCACAAAGCGGCCGCAGCGACACTACCTGCGTTTCGGTGATGTCCGCCTCCGGCGCGGCCTCGGCCATGAGCTCCACCAGGGCTCGCTCGATCCGGCACACGCGGACGAAACGCGCATCGGACGGGTCGGTCACGCCTTTTCGGAGCACGACCCGCAGGCCCAGGTCGTTGGCGAGGAGCCCGAGCGCTTCGAGGTTGTGGAGCGTGCGGAAGCATTCAGCGGCGGGAATGCCAGCGCTCACGAGCAACTCGTCGGTGCTGATGCCCTCGGCGGCTGTGCTCCCCATCACTAGACCGAGCACCGTCCGGTAGCGCTCGCGAACCGCCTCCGAAAGATCGGCGTGAGCGAGAATCGAATCCGCCTCGGCCAGCGTGGCCACTTTCAGGCTGCTTGAGAATACCCTTGTCTCGTTCGCTTCGCGTCGCAGGAACCGGGCGCGCTCCAGCCATGCGATCGCGGTCTTCACCTTGGTGTCG from Betaproteobacteria bacterium harbors:
- a CDS encoding RecQ family ATP-dependent DNA helicase, translated to MPSNLAPAAVLRPITKLEPRCVCIDIETPHTGEAVLHKLAAFRSDTGRRITFEGRFSGAHVRMALDDLANGAEFILGHNIRRHDIPVLAQLFPRLKLLELPVVDTLELSPLAFPENPYHRLVKDYKLVSDARSHPLRDAELSFELFASEIEALRELQAHRPDDVALFHYLLAGDACSGLAPLFAELRGAPRPTDDAAAEHLRRAIRQKVCSTRLCRLIGHDLFTPALRFPLAYSIAWLRVSGSNSVLPPWVHRTFRETGRLIRELREVPCSDPDCAYCGTTHDPEAQLRTNFNLEAFRPRPPNASGGSLQRDVVVGGLRGENLLAILPTGAGKSVCFQLPALAHYWRTGALTVVVSPLQSLMKDQVDNLIRRGIYCAVAVNGLLTPPERRAALERIRLGDAGIVFVSPEQFRNKSFREAIRWREIGAWVFDEAHCLSKWGHDFRTDYLHVSRFIREQYPDPLPPIACFTATAKPDVIADLREHFRAELGTELAQYAAKPERPNLAYEVVSVSKSEKPARILALLEADLGKTDGAAVVFAATRRNAETLAELIAAAGWSCAHFHAGLEPGTKRDLQQRFITGALRIIVATNAFGMGVDKPDIRLVVHADIPGSLENYLQEAGRAGRDGAAARCVLLFDEEDVERQFGLSARSRLTQRDFITVLKALRKRKTRVGDDAIVVTARELLLGDDLDSPGIDPEDPDADTKVKTAIAWLERARFLRREANETRVFSSSLKVATLAEADSILAHADLSEAVRERYRTVLGLVMGSTAAEGISTDELLVSAGIPAAECFRTLHNLEALGLLANDLGLRVVLRKGVTDPSDARFVRVCRIERALVELMAEAAPEADITETQVVSLRPLCEGVRRRLAGTISPEEVVPERLLDLLRASSQSFGEGSGKRAMLSMRKVGSLELRVRVQRPWSQIREITGLRQAVAQVLLQALLAKLPEGLRSADAVVECKAGDLLHALASDLALAPRLLDPATALEQALLYLHETDVLILDKGRTVFRSAMTVRLLPRDAGGRFLKEDFAPLERHYGERNFQIHVMHEYARRALKKMADALVLVAAYFSTARERFIREHFAGGKELLEFATTAESYQRIVESLRHPVQQHLVQAREGVNRLVLAGPGSGKTRVIVHRVGYLLRVLRVAPESIIVLAFNRSAAVEVRRRLRELVGSDAAGVAVLTYHALALRLTGMSLGALAEAGKEPDFDAVLRGAVDLLEGRVAAGSDPDELRDRLLTGYRFILVDEYQDTDALQYELVSALAGRTRQEGDTKLTIMAVGDDDQNIYSFRSTSVEFIRRFEDDYKAEKSYLVENFRSTQHIIAAANTLIQRAPGRMKVDHPILINHARASAPAGGRFARLDPASEGRAQLFRVPLDRNVQAQLAMAELERLRTLDGDADWSRFAVLARTHATLEPIRAYCERNGIPYRTGDPGGGLVVTKTREGHLAVAALRRRHACLVRTPALVRWLSRLAAVEPTNPWFAELRDSARDLEAAVGGAAIPRPEAIDWIFESAGAYAREAPGHLNLLTAHGAKGREFAHVLVMDGGDWPSAAPDERRLLYVAMTRAKETLTVFQAQQRGNPMLDEFSDCESVWRVEPRVLPMPMPELDRLHRELTLRDVDLGYAGRSPKSAAIHRTLAELKVGATLLLEKRALRNNAGCTVGHLAKSCDLPPGRVVSAHVSAIVPRTKAQTPPQYQSSLHADEWEVVLAEIVLVRTI